The following proteins are co-located in the Tiliqua scincoides isolate rTilSci1 chromosome 8, rTilSci1.hap2, whole genome shotgun sequence genome:
- the SECISBP2L gene encoding selenocysteine insertion sequence-binding protein 2-like, with the protein MMPMAVPSDSGSVGVEPAPIPSYLITCYPFVQENQSNRQLPLYNNDIRWQQPNPTGPYLAYPIMSAQPPVSAEYTYYQLMPAPCAQVMGFYHPFPAPYSAPFQVASAVNTVAAECTDRPNPPSHIFPLCSQRSRGANRGPIVQKQQLSQMNIKSKRPPVKSVATQKETNLSGPESRPKIVLLVDACQQTDFPSEIANKSLSESMPAMHWKPKGRRRRTSHPAESSSEQGASEADIDSDSGYCSPKHSNQAAAMTSRTAESAAANLMEPLIHSAGVSWANVSSQATQKKPWIERMPAFSRAGRQPEQCSNSQPAFRCRGHSTSSERRQNLQKKLEKPVTVSQSSGTEQSPEPLYFEDEEFPELNSDSGNSKGGSMQQKHAPKVLDDLPENSPINIVQTPIPITTSVPKRAKSQKKKALAAALATAQEYSEISMEQRKLQEAVSKAAGKKSKTPVQLDLGDMLAALEKQQQAMKARQITNTRPLSYTVGSAAPFHTKESANRKSLAKGQPSVGCLNPLDSTAPKVKRGKERELSKLKRPTALKKIILKEREEKKGRLSMDHSVLGADEEQEANLNLASNQAEEIASQEETGLSVPSDTSLSPASQNSPYCMTPVSQGSPASSGIGSPMASSTITKIHSKRFREYCNQVLSKEIDECVTLLLQELVSFQERIYQKDPMRAKAKRRLVMGLREVTKHMKLSKIKCVIISPNCEKIQSKGGLDEALYNVIAMAREQEIPFVFALGRKALGRCVNKLVPVSVVGIFNYSGAENLFNKLVSLTEEARKAYRDMVAAMEQEQEEALKNIKKVPHHMGHSRNPSAASAISFCSVISEPISEVNEKEYETNWRNMVETSDGLETSEHEKEVSCKIAAPEKPGSTKAAANKQLSVSTVGIVTVTTHGKVLSGKEEVKPDDNLEWASQQSTDTGSLDGSCRDILNSSMTSTTSTLVPGMLEEEDDEEDEEEDDYTHEPISEEVQLNSRIESWVSETQRTMETLQLGKSLSGVEDDNVEQSEEEELETPEQVDSIIDSEEWTMDKHANKAQQKPAACSSLDTKHTDSNYIP; encoded by the exons ATGATGCCTATGGCGGTGCCTAGTGACAGTGGAAGTGTTGGTGTGGAACCAGCTCCTATCCCCAGTTACCTGATTACTTGCTACCCATTTGTTCAGGAAAATCAGTCCAATAG ACAACTTCCGCTGTATAATAATGACATCAGATGGCAACAGCCTAACCCAACTGGACCATACCTTGCTTATCCCATTATGTCTGCTCAGCCACCTGTCTCAGCCGAGTATACATATTACCAGTTGATGCCAGCACCATGTGCTCAGGTCATGGGTTTCTATCATCCTTTCCCAGCACCCTACTCGGCACCTTTTCAGGTGGCAAGTGCCGTAAACACAGTAGCAGCAGAATGCACAGATCGCCCAAACCCACCAAGTCACATCTTTCCATTATGTAGCCAGAGGAGTAGAGGTGCCAACAGGGGACCAATTGTGCAAAAA cagcagctttcACAGATGAACATAAAAAGCAAAAGGCCTCCAGTGAAAAGTGTTGCCACTCAGAAAGAGACCAATCTATCGGGTCCTGAGAGCAGACCTAAAATTGTACTGCTGGTTGATGCTTGTCAGCAAACAG ACTTCCCTTCCGAGATTGCAAACAAGTCGCTGTCAGAGAGCATGCCTGCAATGCACTGGAAACCTAAAGGCAGAAGACGGCGAACCTCCCATCCTGCAGAATCCTCCAGTGAGCAAGGGGCTAGCGAAGCAGACATTGACAGTGATAGTGGCTACTGCAGTCCGAAGCACAGCAACCAGGCTGCTGCAATGACCTCAAGAACTGCAGAATCTGCTGCAGCAAAT ctCATGGAACCATTGATACACTCAG CTGGTGTCAGTTGGGCAAATGTCAGTTCCCAGGCAACGCAGAAAAAGCCGTGGATAGAGAGAATGCCAGCTTTCTCAAGAGCGGGAAGACAACCTGAGCAGTGTAGTAATTCACAG CCTGCTTTTAGATGCAGGGGACATAGCACATCTTCAGAAAGGAGACAGAACTTGCAGAAGAAACTTGAGAAGCCTGTGACCGTAAGCCAATCAAGCGGAACAGAGCAGAGTCCCGAGCCTCTGTATTTTGAG GATGAAGAATTTCCAGAGTTAAATAGTGACAGTGGAAATTCTAAAGGTGGAAGTATGCAACAGAAACATGCACCCAAAGTT TTGGATGATTTACCTGAAAATTCTCCAATCAATATAGTACAGACTCCAATTCCAATCACTACCTCTGTTCCCAAACGAGCAAAAAGCCAAAAGAAGAAAGCCCTGGCTGCTGCACTGGCTACAGCTCAGGAGTATTCAGAAATTAGTATGGAGCAGAGGAAACTACAG GAAGCTGTTTCGAAAGCTGCTGGGAAGAAGAGTAAAACACCAGTGCAGTTAGACTTGGGAGACATGCTGGCAGCTCTTGAAAAACAGCAGCAAGCGATGAAAGCTCGTCAGATCACAAATACCAGGCCCCTCTCATACACAG TTGGCAGTGCTGCTCCTTTCCATACCAAAGAATCTGCCAACCGAAAGTCTTTAGCAAAAGGACAGCCGTCAGTAGGTTGCCTCAATCCTTTGGATTCCACAGCCCCAAAAGTgaaaaggggaaaggagagagaactGTCAAAGCTGAAGCGACCCACGGCACTTAAAAAG ATTAtcttgaaagagagagaagagaagaaagGTCGCTTATCTATGGATCATAGTGTTTTGGGAGCTGATGAAGAGCAAGAGGCAAATCTCAACCTAGCTTCTAACCAAGCAGAAGAGATAGCATCTCAAGAAG AAACCGGCCTGAGTGTGCCTAGTGACACTTCGCTTTCTCCAGCAAGCCAGAACTCTCCGTACTGCATGACTCCAGTGTCTCAAGGCTCACCGGCCAGTTCAGGAATCGGTAGTCCAATGGCCTCTTCAACCATAACCAAAATTCACAGCAAAAGATTCAGAGA ATACTGTAATCAAGTTCTAAGTAAAGAAATAGATGAATGTGTAACCCTCCTCTTGCAAGAGCTTGTCAGCTTCCAAGAACGAATTTACCAAAAGGACCCTATGAGAGCTAAAGCAAAGAGGAGACTTGTCATGGGTCTGCGTGAAGTTACAAAGCATATGAAGTTAAGCAAGATCAAATGTGTCATAATTTCTCCCAACTGTGAAAAAATCCAGTCAAAAG GTGGATTGGATGAAGCTCTGTACAATGTGATAGCCATGGCACGGGAGCAAGAAATACCTTTCGTCTTTGCCCTTGGACGTAAAGCTCTTGGTCGCTGTGTGAACAAGTTGGTTCCAGTGAGTGTGGTGGGAATCTTTAATTATTCAGGTGCTGAG AATCTTTTCAATAAATTGGTGTCACTAACTGAGGAGGCCAGGAAAGCCTACCGAGACATGGTTGCAGCAATGGAGCAAGAGCAGGAAGAGGCCTTGAAGAACATCAAGAAGGTGCCCCACCATATGGGACACTCTCGAAATCCTTCTGCAGCAAGTGCAATTTCATTCTGCAGTGTTATTTCAGAGCCCATCTCAGAAGTGAATGAAAAAGAGTATG AAACAAATTGGAGGAACATGGTGGAGACATCTGATGGGTTGGAAACCTCTGAACATGAAAAAGAGGTGTCTTGTAAGATTGCAGCACCAGAAAAACCTGGCAGTACGAAGGCTGCTGCTAATAAGCAGCTCTCTGTATCCACTGTTGGGATTGTCACTGTCACAACTCATGGGAAAGTGCTAAGTGGAAAAGAGGAAGTGAAGCCAGATGACAATCTGGAATGGGCGTCGCAGCAAAGTACAGACACAGGTTCTTTGGATGGCAGTTGTAGGGATATCTTAAACTCCTCCATGACTAGTACAACTAGTACCCTTGTCCCAGGAATGCTTGAAGAAGAGGATGATgaggaagatgaggaggaggatgactaCACCCATGAACCTATATCTGAAGAAGTTCAGCTCAACAGCAGAATTGAATCTTGGGTCTCAGAGACTCAGCGGACTATGGAAACACTTCAGCTTGGGAAAAGCCTTAGTGGGGTGGAAGACGATAATGTTGAACAAAGTGAGGAGGAAGAACTTGAAACTCCTGAGCAAGTTGATTCCATCATCGACAGTGAGGAATGGACAATGGATAAGCATGCAAACAAAGCCCAGCAGAAGCCTGCCGCCTGCAGTTCCCTTGACACAAAGCATACAGACTCTAATTATATCCCATGA